In Paenibacillus sp. 1781tsa1, one DNA window encodes the following:
- a CDS encoding immunity protein YezG family protein, whose product MEQKMNELYRTIAEIIDQMIPVKWEDFYFNGEVENGEGGVFFFFKPENGREYIYSLDILNRYNVNSEEYNHLETKLFEVTNELKNLFLNEGQDPWFSITMKLTSEGNLNIEYDYTNWGESNFGPSDRLEYWESKYLNHIPQEENDRVKIEKMKEFEEVN is encoded by the coding sequence ATGGAACAAAAAATGAACGAATTATATAGAACAATTGCAGAAATCATAGATCAAATGATACCAGTTAAGTGGGAGGACTTTTATTTTAATGGTGAAGTGGAAAATGGAGAAGGCGGAGTCTTTTTTTTCTTTAAGCCTGAAAATGGGAGAGAGTATATTTATTCTCTTGATATTTTAAATAGATACAATGTTAATTCAGAAGAATATAATCATTTAGAGACTAAATTGTTTGAAGTTACAAATGAGTTGAAAAATTTATTTTTAAACGAAGGACAGGATCCATGGTTTTCAATAACCATGAAGCTTACATCTGAAGGGAACCTAAATATAGAATACGATTACACGAATTGGGGCGAATCCAACTTTGGCCCTTCAGACAGGTTAGAATATTGGGAAAGTAAATATCTGAATCATATTCCACAAGAAGAGAATGACAGAGTGAAAATTGAGAAAATGAAAGAGTTCGAAGAAGTGAATTAG
- a CDS encoding pentapeptide repeat-containing protein → MTNDIKEIMTRLESHRLWLETVGEQGEKLGIDEVDLRNMDLSHYPLDQAYITACTFDGMNLNHKNFSSSLLNSSTFISTNLEGADFCKSNVSYADFTNANVKATRLSDSECIETVFVQADLSDANLVAGLFDETDFRNAIFFNADFRLATFERVLLKGAKLTGVRGLDEAFIKSINIGTPEQPKILVGEEARKWLQDNKQILYNSRD, encoded by the coding sequence ATGACAAATGATATTAAAGAAATAATGACTCGATTAGAATCACACCGCCTTTGGCTTGAAACTGTTGGGGAACAAGGCGAAAAACTAGGTATAGATGAAGTTGATTTGCGAAATATGGATTTGTCACACTACCCATTAGACCAAGCATATATAACAGCTTGTACCTTTGATGGCATGAACTTAAATCACAAAAATTTCTCTTCATCTTTACTAAATTCATCAACTTTTATATCTACAAATTTGGAAGGGGCAGACTTTTGTAAATCTAATGTCTCTTATGCGGACTTCACAAATGCCAATGTTAAAGCTACTAGACTTTCTGATAGTGAATGTATTGAGACGGTGTTTGTTCAAGCAGATTTATCAGATGCTAATTTAGTAGCTGGTCTTTTTGATGAGACGGATTTTCGCAATGCAATATTTTTTAATGCTGATTTTCGGTTAGCTACGTTTGAAAGAGTATTGCTAAAAGGAGCTAAATTAACTGGGGTTCGGGGGCTAGATGAGGCTTTTATAAAAAGCATCAATATTGGGACGCCAGAACAACCAAAAATTCTAGTAGGTGAAGAAGCTAGAAAATGGTTACAAGATAATAAGCAGATCCTTTACAACAGTAGAGATTAG